One Verrucomicrobiia bacterium genomic window carries:
- a CDS encoding efflux RND transporter periplasmic adaptor subunit produces the protein MNKAIARNLQSDTLLRLNNFMANQDQSGNPAPPQGHGGTGTPGPAPGPNIRRGWGVITLLGIIIGVAVLGWFWTKRSRNPEAGAAPGPGGRASTGNFPVPIIPGTVETKDVPIYLDGLGTVQAFNTVTIRSRVDGQVQKIAFTEGQDVHIGDMLAQIDPAPFQAMLDQDVAKKAQDAAQLAVAKLTLNRDAQLLESKILAQQDYDTQSALVDQLVATVNGDQAAIDNAKVQLDYTRITSPLDGRTGIRQVDQGNIVHATDSNGLVVITQLRPISVVFTLPEQYLSEIQEHALKGEGLQVLAMDRDNTNTLAQGTLAVIDNQIDTTTGTIRLKATFPNTGLSLWPGQFVNVRLLIEVRKGGLVVPASVVQRGPDGTFAFVISNGLAQVRPIKVGRIGQNMALIDEGLQAGEMVVVDGQYKLQPGSKVKLPGQDARPRPQSPQQKADAAEQASGQRGEQAGKKPLLDPVTR, from the coding sequence ATGAATAAAGCCATTGCCCGCAACCTCCAATCAGATACTCTGTTGCGACTGAATAACTTCATGGCGAACCAAGACCAATCTGGAAACCCCGCTCCGCCCCAGGGACATGGCGGAACCGGCACTCCAGGCCCGGCTCCGGGGCCCAACATTCGGCGCGGCTGGGGCGTCATTACACTCTTAGGCATCATCATTGGGGTAGCCGTTTTGGGCTGGTTTTGGACAAAGCGTTCGAGAAATCCTGAGGCTGGGGCCGCGCCCGGCCCCGGAGGCCGGGCTTCCACGGGCAACTTCCCTGTCCCCATCATCCCGGGGACGGTGGAAACCAAAGATGTGCCGATCTATCTCGATGGCCTGGGCACCGTCCAGGCATTCAACACCGTCACGATCCGCAGCCGGGTGGATGGCCAGGTGCAGAAGATAGCCTTTACCGAGGGGCAGGATGTCCATATTGGCGATATGCTGGCGCAAATCGATCCGGCCCCCTTCCAGGCAATGCTCGACCAGGATGTCGCCAAAAAAGCGCAGGACGCAGCGCAGTTGGCCGTGGCAAAGCTGACCCTCAACCGCGACGCCCAATTGCTGGAAAGCAAAATCCTTGCCCAACAGGATTATGACACCCAATCAGCCCTGGTCGATCAGCTCGTCGCCACCGTCAACGGGGATCAGGCGGCTATTGACAATGCAAAGGTGCAACTCGATTACACCCGGATTACCTCGCCCCTGGACGGGCGAACCGGTATTCGGCAGGTGGACCAGGGCAACATCGTCCATGCAACCGATTCTAATGGGCTGGTCGTCATCACCCAGCTACGTCCAATCTCCGTCGTCTTCACGTTGCCGGAACAGTATCTATCCGAAATCCAGGAACACGCGTTGAAAGGCGAGGGCCTCCAGGTGCTGGCGATGGACCGGGACAATACCAACACGCTCGCGCAAGGGACCCTGGCTGTTATCGATAACCAAATCGATACCACCACCGGCACGATCCGCCTCAAAGCGACTTTTCCCAATACCGGTTTAAGCCTGTGGCCAGGCCAGTTCGTCAATGTCCGTCTCCTGATCGAGGTCCGCAAGGGGGGGCTGGTGGTGCCCGCCTCGGTCGTCCAGCGCGGGCCAGATGGCACGTTTGCTTTCGTCATCAGCAATGGCCTTGCCCAAGTGCGTCCGATCAAGGTGGGACGCATCGGCCAAAACATGGCGCTGATCGATGAGGGCCTCCAGGCTGGCGAGATGGTGGTGGTGGACGGCCAGTACAAGCTGCAACCCGGCTCGAAGGTTAAATTGCCCGGCCAGGACGCCAGGCCGCGTCCCCAAAGCCCGCAACAAAAGGCAGACGCCGCCGAGCAGGCCTCTGGACAGCGCGGGGAGCAGGCCGGCAAAAAGCCCTTGCTGGACCCTGTCACGCGTTAA
- a CDS encoding pilus assembly protein produces MKRIADTGLLLAALDRRDPFHQWGSREFVAHAPFATCEAVLDELAFLTEDARLGIRLVARGDLALDFDLASHIPRVLELLDKYADRQMQLADACLVCMTELSDSCKVWTIDRKDFRVYRRHGRQVIPCDFPA; encoded by the coding sequence ATGAAGCGCATCGCTGATACCGGTCTGCTGCTTGCGGCGCTGGACAGGCGAGACCCGTTCCACCAGTGGGGAAGCCGCGAATTCGTCGCCCACGCTCCTTTTGCCACCTGTGAAGCCGTGCTCGATGAACTGGCTTTCCTCACAGAGGACGCCCGCTTGGGCATCAGGCTTGTGGCTCGGGGTGATCTGGCGCTGGATTTCGACCTCGCTTCTCATATCCCTCGCGTGCTGGAACTGCTCGATAAGTATGCCGATCGCCAGATGCAATTGGCTGACGCTTGCCTCGTATGTATGACCGAGTTGAGCGATTCTTGCAAAGTATGGACGATAGATCGGAAGGACTTCAGGGTGTATCGGCGCCATGGTCGGCAGGTCATCCCATGTGATTTCCCGGCCTAA